A region from the Drosophila ananassae strain 14024-0371.13 chromosome 2L, ASM1763931v2, whole genome shotgun sequence genome encodes:
- the LOC6499050 gene encoding lysosomal acid glucosylceramidase — protein MLATRGSLVLGFLLLSAIGGNFESIPCKLRDAEHGKVCVCTADYCDYLENPTIADDSDFALISSSKQGLRFATSRGKFGTEEVYTVEDYVEPTPEAVNETVLSRLMDRVVARAFTLETRESSITRSVTLQLDRSKTHQKMVGFGGSYTGAVTYLVENFKDPELADHLYKSFYAEDGIGFNLMRISIGGCDFDLDAWSYAEEEGDTLLSDMDQLDERDVERVAQIKRLIEVSGVKNLLIKGAAWSAPPWMKTNNRWTGFGRLKRDYYQTWADYHLQWIKLMEDNGLPIWAISTGNEPLNGIFFMYFVKFMSMGWTPWTQAIWLNDHLGPTIRNSEFKDIVIFGNDDQRYSFPWWFQRMNKTRPNSVDYLDGLSLHWYWDEIFGSSFIDNTREYAPDKILIVSESCIGDKPWQAAAPLLGSWERAEKYARDYLANIKLGFHGWIDWNICLDEEGGPNYVDNTVDAPVIANTTTFEEFYKQPMFYAIGHFSKLVPEGSIRIDAIPSNVNLNTVAFLRPDNKIAAVLFNSGRADLDITVVDSLRGKFIVNVPAKSIHTLLYN, from the exons ATGTTGGCCACCAGAGGATCTCTGGTGCTTGGATTCCTGCTGCTATCAGCAATTG GTGGGAATTTTGAGTCGATCCCCTGCAAACTGAGGGACGCGGAACATGGCAAGGTGTGTGTTTGCACGGCGGACTACTGCGACTACCTGGAGAATCCCACGATAGCCGACGATTCCGACTTCGCCTTGATTTCCAGCTCGAAGCAGGGACTTCGATTTGCCACATCCAGGGGAAAGTTTGGCACAGAAGAGGTGTATACCGTCGAGGATTATGTGGAGCCCACGCCAGAGGCTGTGAATGAAACTGTCCTGTCCCGTCTGATGGATCGGGTGGTGGCCCGTGCCTTCACCCTGGAGACCCGGGAGAGCTCCATCACTCGTTCGGTTACCCTGCAGCTGGACCGAAGCAAGACCCACCAGAAGATGGTGGGTTTCGGCGGCAGTTACACCGGTGCTGTGACCTATCTGGTGGAAAACTTCAAGGATCCCGAGCTCGCCGATCATCTCTACAAGTCCTTCTACGCCGAGGATGGTATCGGCTTCAACCTCATGCGCATTTCCATTGGCGGTTGTGactttgatctggacgcctgGTCTTAtgccgaggaggagggcgaCACTCTGCTCTCCGACATGGATCAGCTGGATGAGCGGGATGTGGAGCGTGTTGCTCAGATTAAGCGCCTCATCGAGGTCTCCGGGGTGAAGAACCTTTTGATCAAAGGAGCCGCCTGGAGCGCTCCGCCATGGATGAAGACGAACAATAGGTGGACAGGATTCGGTCGCCTAAAGCGGGACTACTACCAGACCTGGGCGGACTACCACCTTCAATGGATAAAGCTGATGGAGGACAATGGACTCCCCATCTGGGCCATCTCCACCGGAAACGAGCCCCTCAATGGAATCTTCTTCATGTACTTTGTAAAGTTCATGAGCATGGGCTGGACTCCATGGACTCAGGCTATTTGGCTAAATGATCATCTGGGTCCTACCATCCGAAACTCTGAGTTTAAGGACATTGTTATTTTTGGCAACGACGATCAGCGCTACTCCTTCCCTTGGTGGTTCCAGAGG ATGAACAAGACCCGCCCGAACTCGGTTGATTATCTGGACGGATTATCGCTGCACTGGTATTGGGATGAAATATTTGGCAGCAGCTTTATCGATAACACCAGGGAGTATGCCCCCGACAAGATCTTGATCGTTTCCGAGTCCTGCATTGGGGATAAGCCCTGGCAGGCGGCTGCTCCTCTTCTGGGCAGTTGGGAGAGGGCCGAGAAGTACGCCCGGGATTACTTGGCCAACATAAAATTGGGATTCCATGGTTGGATCGACTGGAACATATGCTTGGATGAAGAGGGCGGTCCAAACTATGTAGATAACACGGTAGATGCCCCGGTGATTGCCAATACTACAA ccTTTGAGGAATTCTACAAACAGCCCATGTTCTATGCCATTGGACACTTTTCGAAACTGGTTCCCGAAGGCTCTATTCGCATTGATGCCATTCCCAGTAACGTAAACCTGAACACCGTTGCTTTTCTCCGTCCGGACAACAAAATAGCCGCAGTCTTGTTCAACAGCGGACGTGCTGATCTCGATATTACCGTGGTGGACAGTTTGAGGGGCAAGTTCATTGTCAATGTTCCCGCCAAATCCATTCACACATTGCTGTACAACTGA
- the LOC6501517 gene encoding outer dense fiber protein 3B, protein MSCRKSFGPGPGAYNIPSTFGYKNCDARMERSPGFSFGKRTRSCNNPNRMRTAGPGPADYFPSKVSRYGRVTDREFSVFSPHSSQWVSRR, encoded by the exons atgtcTTGCAGGAAATCTTTTg gaCCCGGACCTGGGGCTTACAATATTCCCTCAACCTTTGGCTACAAAAACTGCGACGCCAGAATGGAGAGAAGTCCCGGGTTTTCCTTCGGAAAACGTACGAGGTCTTGCAACAACCCAAATCGGATGAGAACCGCTGGACCTGGACCTGCAGACTACTTTCCCTCCAAGGTCTCCCGATATGGAAGGGTAACGGATCGGGAGTTCTCAGTTTTCAGTCCGCATAGTAGTCAATGGGTGTCCCGTCGCTAG